TCGGGGCATTTCTCGAATGTCCATTTTTTCGCGGCGACTACACAAGGTCATGGACAGAGCACAGACCTTTATAAATTTTACATCGAGGCGCGGGTCTCAGATCACCCGGACCTTCCAGGAGATTGAGGGATGATTAAATTCGACCGGGAACGAACCATTGCCATCGCAGTGCTCGCGGCGCTTCTCATGGTCTGCATCACTGCACCAACCTTGTCATTCAAAGCGCGGTCCGACTCTCTTCAAGAACTTGCCGACGCGCAGGATAGACTTGCACGCTTGCAGGCAGCTCATCGCCACGCGGGGGGCAAGGAGGCGAAGCGTGAGGGAATCGAGGCGGCACCTGACACGGCATTCCTGAACGGGCAAACCATGGGGCTCGCTGGCGCCCAATTGGAAGCCTATCTCTCGCAATTGGCCTCGGCGGAGCACACGAGCCTCGTCTCGTCCGGCGTCCAGCAAGCCGGCCACTCCGAGGAGAAGGATATTGTGCGGATTCAAGCGACCATGGATATCAGTTATGACGGTCTCCACACGCTGCTTTACAAGCTTGAGACCGGGCTACCCTACGTTTTCGTTGATGGATTGACGCTGCAGCCCCCGAGCGAGGCCGCACGGCGTGGCGGGCGCGATTCAGTAATCAAGGCCTCATTCAACCTTCGAGCGCTATGGCGACAAGCGTCTCGGTGAGTTTCCGGTATTTTTGAAACTGAAATTCACAGGTCATGGCATGAGCCGTACCAGCTCGGGCAAGACGAGGCCTTTCACTCGCCCTCCCGGTCCGCCCATTGGCTCCATCATCGCGAAGGGGCCCATTCGCGCGTCTCCTTCTCAGCTTCTGCGATTTCCGCAGCTGTCATTCGCGCGACGATCATCTCACGCGCTTTGAGAGCTTCCATCCGCTCTTTCTCGGTGGCGAAACCCGCCATCGAAAGTTTCAGCCACTTGTAAGCCTCGGTCAGGTTCGGTTGCACGCCCCGTCCAAGCGCATAGGCGACGCCAAGACTGAGCTGCGCCCCGGGAACTCCTTTTTGGGCGGCGCGACTGAACCACTTGACCGCCTCGGCGAAGTTCTGCGGAACGCCTTTGCCCGCATAATACATCTGGCCGAGATTATATTGCGAAGGGCCGTGATCTTGGTCCGCCAGTGCCCGCCACAGGTTGGTTGCCATTGCATAGTCGCCGTGGTCAGCGGCATCGAACGCGGCTTGGATACGTTCCGATTGGCTCTTCGGAGGCGGCTCGTTTCTCACAATATCCGCAGTGCGATGCGGGACCGCTGGCACAAGCGGCCGCGGTCCGCCTCTTGGCGCCTGAACGGGACGTCCAGCCATCGCGACGCCCATCGATCGGAGATCTGCGGCGCTCAGCCAAACGATTGTGTCGGGGGGCGTATTGATCAACTTTTGTGCGATAGGCGCTGGAACGCCGACCTCCATGGAAAAGCGTGCCATGGCACGTGTCGCCGCCATGGCATCCTCCGTCACCCGGCCGGATTTATCCGCGGCTCCGTGGATGCCCACAGAGCTTCCATAATCCGCGAATTTCGTCTGGCCGGCCGCGAACACGAGAAAGCACGCCGAGGCGCAGGTGGCGCCGTAACTCACAGTGGTCTGCAGATCTGTATGAGCACGGACGAGCCGTGCGAGCGCAAGGCCGCCGACGAGATTCCCGCCTAGCGAATCGAGCATCAGCCCGCGGATAGCATGACCATTGGCCTCGGCCGCACGCATACGGGTTTCGAGTGCATCCGCATCGCTAAGGGCGATATCACCCTTGAGGGCGATCATCGCTCCTTTGTCGGTCAGAAGGGTCGTCAGCGTTGCTGCATCGCCGTTTGAGGCGGGAATCGGCATTCCCATCGCCAAAATTATATAGGCGAGGTTCCGCTTCGCGATTCCCGGCGCTGGACCGCGGTGGATCGCCGAAACGACTAATCGGCAATAAAGACGAGCCAAAAAGCCGGGCAACGTAACGCCTCGAATGGCAGCTTCTGGTCTTTTAATATGACCAACTATGACACAGACATATGACGCTCCGGCGACGGGCAATCTATTGCATCGATGAGGCCGAATGTGCATCGTCCTTGACAAGCTCGGTCATGCTCTGAACGAGCGCACGCGCCGATCGCGCCAGATACGTCGTTCTCGCCACATTGACTGGCTTATCTCCAAAAGCTGCTTCATCAAGCCGGCTCTTGATCTCCTGCGCCAGCAAGTCGCGTGCGTGCGTCGCCCCATCGAGCATGGCCACGAAACTGGCATAATCTTGGTCGCTGCCTTGAACGGCTTGCGTGGAAAGCGCCAACATATTGGTTCCGGCCTTGCCGAGCGGCGCGTTGAGCGCCTTATAAGCGTATGCAAGATCTAAGAAACTTGTCTGGTTCCCACGCAATTGCGGTGCCAGAGACGACGGCTCGATCCATTCGGTAAGCACACGTCCGTCGTGGACATAGTCGTCGACAAGACCAAGAAGCGCCAAAACGGTGGGGCGAATATCGGTATGGTCGGAAAAGACACTTTCATCGAGCCCCAGTTTGCGCACTCCGGGACCGGCGAGGCCAAACCAGGCAAGGCTCATGTCCGAAGCCGCATTGCCATGCGTCCACGAATAGGATGGATCTCTCTCAGCGCAAGGCGATTGTGAGCTACAATCGGCCAGGTTTCCGGCTGTCATCGCGAAATAGTCGGGAGCGCTGAATGCCATAAAGCTTGGCTTCCGCGCTGGACTGCTCGACGTCATATGAAGGAAGGCCATCGCCGTCCGATCGGCGATAAAGGGCATCAATAAATCCGTGCGGCCAGAGATTGGATTGACGACCGTCAGCTTGCCGACGTCCTGTTCAAGAGCGCGAGTGATTGGGGCCGCCACGGATGGATTTCCATGAATGAAGAAGCTCGGCGCGGTATCGAAATGAATATCGAACGCGGTCACGTTCCGAAATTGCGTTGCCAGCAATCGATCGACAAAGACATTGATCTCTCCCTGATCCGGATAGGTGCAGGCCAGGGTAGCTCCATCGCAAGTCTTCGGCACCGGAGCGCCGCCCGCGAAATGCCCCCCTTCATCCGAGGCAAAAACAAACAAAGTATTTGCTTTCGTGATGCCATCAGCCTCCAGCCGCCTGATGAAGCGCTCGAAGGTGCGGTCATAAGCGCCAAGACGCCGGTCATAGACTGCCTCTCCGGGCCCAAAGCTCTGCCGCGCTCCAGAAACTGAGATCCCGTTGTGAGGGTCGTTGATATGAGCATAAACGACAGGGACGCCCGCTTCGAGCATAGTGGCCACATAACCAAGCGACTGGGATGCTGTTGGTGCTGCGAGCCCGGGAAAGCCCGCATCTCCATAAGCATCTTGAATGATCTTGTGATCGAGGTCTCTGACAGGGCTATTCGGCGAGATCGCTGGCTGGACGTGAGCATTTCCGAAGAGCGCTCTGAAATTATTATAGAACCCGGGCTCGTCAGGAAGGTGGTCGGGGCGCGCGTGGGCCGCGTTCGCGCAGAGCTGGCTCGCCTGCGCGCAATGGACCGCAATGCCGAGAAAATCAGCTTTCGCCTTGGTCGGATCGGCCGCCGCCTCCGCCGCCTCAGGTGTCCCAGCGCCGAAAACCGAGATGATATCGGAGGGGATACTCTCGATCGCCAGATTGGCCACTCCAAAAGTACCGACGTCACATCCGGCGCGCGTGAAGGCAACCCAGGGCGCTGGCGCCATCTTTCCTGCCTCGGTCAGCATCTGGGGAAACCCATCAGGCGCTATAGCCGTCCAATAGGAAAAGGAACTGGTAAATCCGACGGAACCATCCGTTTGGAAATAGCCAAAGTTGTCCGACGTCGGCACGCCGGTCCGATCAGGATAAACCCCGGTCAAAATCGTAAGGATATCCGTCGCCGTATTGGACGGAAGGGAGGTGTGGTGATCGCCTGCGAGAACACCATTCTCGATCAGGAAGGCATACAGAAAAGGCATCTGTTCGACATCCGAGGCGATATTCGGATCGTCACGGCGCAGATGAATATTGTCGAATTGAAGTTGAACGACATGTTTGATTGCGCCGCCGGCGGATCGCAGTTCGCAGGTGGCCCAGCCATTGCTCGCGCCCGCTAGAATAACGGCGAAGATGAGCCACCGAATGGCTTCGAGATGCAATGCGCTGTGACGCAATATTAGCTTCCGCTCGCAAAATCTCGAATGATTACGCACCGGCTTGTGGCATCCAGATGACAGAGTCCGTACCGGGAATTGAACCGGTCGAGTTCTCAATATGTCGCATTCGAATTTTGTCGTCAGCCTGACACTCGTCCGAGCGAAGATGTTAGGCTCCGCGGCGCTCTTGCGCCAAGGATCAAGTCATGCATTTTCTTGGCTCCCATTCACAGGGCTTGATGCAATGCAAAGCGATTTCCTCGAGCATCTAGCCGCAAAAGGCATCTTACGCGATCTGCAAGCCTTCGAAGGCCGGCCGCAAACGCAGCGGCTTGACGTAAACGAAGACGCAGATTGGCTGAGCCTGACCAAGCTCACCCCGAAGGCCTTCGCTGACGAACTCGCCGCCTTTCATGCATGCCCGCGGGTCCAACGAGCCGAATTGGTCGGTGATCGCTTTGCAGGCGGTGCTTTGTCGCTGCGTTTTCTCAAGGAGGAACACCTTTTCCCATATTTGGATGCCCAAGGGCGATTGACCCTTGCGATCGCAGCGCCGATCGACGACGAGACGTTGCGGGCTGTCGAGGTCGCACTGAAGCAAAAGCTGCCGCTCGCTGTCGCGACGAACGATGACCTCGATGCCGCGCTGGCGACGACGCAAAGCGCCTCTGCTGTCGCATCAGAACCATCGGAAGCTGTTGCCGCGAGTTCGGACGATCTTGACGACCTCCGCGATCTTGCCAGGGGCGCCCCCGTCGTTCGGGCGCTCGACGATCTCATGCGGCTCGCGGTCGATCAGCGCGCGACGGATCTTCATATCGAGCC
The Methyloferula stellata AR4 DNA segment above includes these coding regions:
- the gspM gene encoding type II secretion system protein GspM, yielding MIKFDRERTIAIAVLAALLMVCITAPTLSFKARSDSLQELADAQDRLARLQAAHRHAGGKEAKREGIEAAPDTAFLNGQTMGLAGAQLEAYLSQLASAEHTSLVSSGVQQAGHSEEKDIVRIQATMDISYDGLHTLLYKLETGLPYVFVDGLTLQPPSEAARRGGRDSVIKASFNLRALWRQASR
- a CDS encoding alkaline phosphatase family protein gives rise to the protein MRHSALHLEAIRWLIFAVILAGASNGWATCELRSAGGAIKHVVQLQFDNIHLRRDDPNIASDVEQMPFLYAFLIENGVLAGDHHTSLPSNTATDILTILTGVYPDRTGVPTSDNFGYFQTDGSVGFTSSFSYWTAIAPDGFPQMLTEAGKMAPAPWVAFTRAGCDVGTFGVANLAIESIPSDIISVFGAGTPEAAEAAADPTKAKADFLGIAVHCAQASQLCANAAHARPDHLPDEPGFYNNFRALFGNAHVQPAISPNSPVRDLDHKIIQDAYGDAGFPGLAAPTASQSLGYVATMLEAGVPVVYAHINDPHNGISVSGARQSFGPGEAVYDRRLGAYDRTFERFIRRLEADGITKANTLFVFASDEGGHFAGGAPVPKTCDGATLACTYPDQGEINVFVDRLLATQFRNVTAFDIHFDTAPSFFIHGNPSVAAPITRALEQDVGKLTVVNPISGRTDLLMPFIADRTAMAFLHMTSSSPARKPSFMAFSAPDYFAMTAGNLADCSSQSPCAERDPSYSWTHGNAASDMSLAWFGLAGPGVRKLGLDESVFSDHTDIRPTVLALLGLVDDYVHDGRVLTEWIEPSSLAPQLRGNQTSFLDLAYAYKALNAPLGKAGTNMLALSTQAVQGSDQDYASFVAMLDGATHARDLLAQEIKSRLDEAAFGDKPVNVARTTYLARSARALVQSMTELVKDDAHSASSMQ